The following proteins come from a genomic window of Acidimicrobiia bacterium:
- a CDS encoding putative nucleotidyltransferase substrate binding domain-containing protein — MQHAIFRFLSEMTAFAGVRPADIDDLIEDITEAAAVGGEVVTPPGPVAVMFGGLRISDQEGRSVDVVGAGEFWVPSPGHTATASSATTYLLLPDRAIDLAWEGEAGRAVLAGRQRTAGDDLRLTSRLVSDVMAAPLVVGGHLAAQAVAEAMTLEGATAALVTVGDRLGIVTDQDFRARMVAIGRDSSGPVRDIATFPVTTIESGDRLLTALEVMVDQGIKHLPVLFDGRPVGMLADSDLFGTIDESPFAIRSAIRSARTPGALAEVYASMPRIVERLLSQGMEGMAISRLLANFAEAATARAIEWATAELGPAPGSYAWVAFGSLARRELALLPDQDHALVVPNGLGSNPWFDGMASHVTRVLEEVGYPRCSGAVMASEPDWRGEEGEWERRWIAYLLDASPVHLLESQIVFDSRVIAGDATLAGSFAELRTRARNAGPFLALLAKRAADFRPPLGFMGRMQTERGGDHAGTFDLKAGAILPIVQFARIHALVIDAPMVGTIGRLEAAAAAGEVSDELSSMLIEGYELATTIRLEHQVARWRLGESPDNRINPDELTSWRRMGLREVFKAIKSAQEALALNFSSGLVS; from the coding sequence ATGCAACACGCAATCTTTCGGTTCCTATCCGAGATGACCGCGTTCGCCGGCGTTCGCCCGGCGGATATCGATGACTTGATCGAGGACATAACCGAAGCGGCTGCTGTCGGAGGCGAGGTCGTCACTCCACCAGGTCCCGTCGCCGTGATGTTCGGCGGGCTGCGGATCAGTGATCAGGAGGGCCGCAGCGTCGATGTCGTGGGCGCCGGCGAATTCTGGGTGCCGAGCCCGGGCCACACCGCCACGGCATCTTCCGCAACCACGTACCTTCTGCTCCCGGATCGGGCAATCGACCTGGCGTGGGAGGGCGAGGCAGGTCGGGCAGTTCTGGCCGGGCGGCAACGGACCGCCGGCGACGACCTTCGACTCACCTCGCGCCTGGTCTCCGACGTGATGGCCGCACCTCTCGTGGTCGGCGGGCACCTCGCGGCGCAGGCGGTGGCCGAGGCCATGACCCTGGAGGGGGCCACCGCAGCACTCGTCACGGTTGGGGACCGTCTCGGAATCGTCACAGATCAGGACTTCAGGGCCAGGATGGTGGCGATCGGTCGGGACTCCTCCGGCCCCGTTCGTGACATCGCCACCTTCCCGGTTACGACCATCGAATCCGGCGATCGTCTCCTGACGGCCCTGGAAGTGATGGTCGACCAGGGAATCAAGCACCTTCCCGTTCTGTTCGACGGTCGTCCGGTCGGCATGCTGGCCGATAGCGATCTATTCGGGACGATCGACGAGAGTCCATTCGCCATTCGCAGCGCGATTCGCAGCGCTCGGACCCCGGGCGCACTCGCCGAGGTCTATGCATCGATGCCCAGAATCGTTGAGCGGCTGCTGTCGCAGGGCATGGAAGGTATGGCCATCTCACGGCTGCTGGCCAACTTCGCAGAAGCCGCCACCGCCCGGGCCATAGAGTGGGCGACGGCTGAGCTCGGTCCCGCCCCCGGCTCCTACGCCTGGGTTGCCTTCGGGAGCCTCGCCCGGCGTGAACTCGCACTGCTTCCCGACCAGGATCACGCCCTCGTCGTGCCAAACGGGCTGGGCTCCAATCCCTGGTTTGATGGGATGGCCTCTCACGTGACCAGGGTTCTCGAGGAGGTCGGATACCCGCGCTGCAGTGGGGCGGTGATGGCCTCAGAACCGGATTGGCGCGGCGAGGAAGGCGAGTGGGAGCGGCGGTGGATTGCCTATCTGCTCGATGCCAGCCCGGTCCATCTTCTCGAATCGCAGATCGTCTTCGACTCGAGGGTCATCGCCGGAGATGCGACCCTGGCCGGTTCGTTCGCGGAGTTGCGTACGCGAGCCAGGAACGCAGGTCCCTTCCTCGCCTTGCTCGCCAAGCGGGCGGCCGACTTCCGTCCCCCGCTCGGGTTCATGGGGCGGATGCAGACCGAGCGGGGCGGCGACCACGCAGGAACGTTTGACCTCAAGGCGGGAGCGATCCTCCCGATTGTTCAGTTCGCCCGGATTCATGCCCTCGTCATCGATGCTCCGATGGTCGGCACGATCGGCCGCCTGGAAGCGGCTGCGGCGGCGGGCGAGGTATCGGACGAGTTGTCCTCAATGCTCATCGAGGGTTACGAGCTTGCAACCACGATTCGTCTCGAACACCAGGTGGCACGCTGGCGGTTGGGCGAATCGCCAGACAACCGCATCAACCCCGACGAGTTGACGAGCTGGCGGCGAATGGGCCTGCGGGAAGTGTTCAAGGCGATCAAGTCCGCCCAGGAGGCTCTGGCGCTCAACTTCTCGTCGGGGCTTGTGTCATGA
- a CDS encoding cation acetate symporter — translation MSVEVWTWIVVGLTFALYIYIALRQRARDTEGFYVAGHGVPAVANGMAVAADWMSAASFISMAGIIAFLGSDGSVYLMGWTGGYVLLALLLAPYLRKFGKYTVPDFVGDRYYSQTARIVALVAAIFVSFTYVAGQMRGVGIVFSRFLNLDINVGVFVGMAIVTVYAVTGGMKGITWTQVAQYSVLIIAYLIPAIAIASKLTGMPIPQLGFGGVLDDLNAIQTDLGFGAYTEAFSSLSTLNVLFITIALMTGTAGLPHVIVRFYTTKTVRDARWSAGWALFFIAILYTTAPAVAAFAKTNLMDTVSNQPYEQVKAENSWFGSWEETGLLSFDDKNGDGIINYQAGDGNELTVDRDIMVLANPEIAGLAAPITALVAAGGLAAALSTASGLLLVIGSSIGHDLYTKVLKRGTNEAQRLRAGRIAMGGGVLVAGYFGINPPGFVAEVVAFAFGLAAASFFPVIVLGIFWKKATKEGAIAGMAIGMTFTFVYIVMTANGLMDIDPWLFDISPQGIGTVGMVLNLVTTYVVSKMTKEPPAEVQELVESLRIPEVASAYLKEGKA, via the coding sequence ATGAGCGTCGAAGTCTGGACGTGGATCGTTGTCGGCCTGACCTTCGCGCTCTACATCTATATCGCTCTGCGACAGCGGGCGAGGGATACCGAGGGCTTCTACGTGGCAGGCCACGGAGTTCCCGCGGTCGCCAACGGCATGGCCGTTGCCGCCGACTGGATGTCGGCTGCATCGTTCATTTCGATGGCAGGCATCATCGCCTTCCTCGGTTCGGACGGTTCCGTCTACCTCATGGGTTGGACGGGCGGCTATGTGCTGCTGGCGCTGCTGCTGGCACCGTATCTGCGTAAGTTCGGCAAGTACACCGTTCCCGACTTCGTCGGCGATCGCTACTACAGCCAAACTGCCCGCATTGTCGCACTGGTGGCGGCGATCTTCGTTTCGTTCACCTACGTGGCCGGCCAGATGCGCGGCGTCGGGATCGTGTTCTCGCGGTTCCTGAACCTCGATATCAACGTCGGTGTGTTCGTTGGCATGGCGATCGTCACGGTCTATGCCGTCACCGGCGGCATGAAGGGCATCACCTGGACTCAGGTAGCGCAGTATTCGGTGCTGATCATCGCCTACTTGATTCCGGCCATTGCCATCGCCTCGAAGCTGACGGGAATGCCGATCCCTCAGCTTGGCTTCGGCGGCGTGCTCGACGATCTGAACGCGATCCAGACGGATCTCGGATTCGGAGCGTATACGGAAGCCTTTTCGTCACTTTCGACGTTGAACGTCCTGTTCATCACGATTGCGCTCATGACGGGTACGGCCGGGTTGCCACACGTGATCGTGCGGTTCTATACGACGAAGACGGTGCGGGATGCCCGCTGGTCGGCTGGATGGGCTTTGTTCTTCATCGCCATCCTCTATACGACGGCTCCGGCAGTTGCGGCCTTCGCCAAGACGAACCTGATGGACACGGTGTCGAACCAGCCGTACGAGCAGGTCAAGGCTGAGAACTCCTGGTTCGGCTCATGGGAGGAAACCGGTCTGCTCAGCTTCGATGACAAGAACGGCGACGGGATCATCAACTACCAGGCAGGCGACGGCAACGAACTGACCGTCGACCGCGACATCATGGTGCTCGCCAACCCGGAGATCGCGGGTCTCGCCGCCCCGATCACTGCGCTTGTGGCGGCAGGCGGCCTGGCCGCTGCACTATCGACGGCGTCCGGTCTTCTTCTGGTGATTGGATCTTCGATCGGGCACGACCTCTATACGAAGGTGTTGAAACGAGGCACCAATGAGGCTCAGCGGCTGCGTGCCGGTCGGATCGCGATGGGCGGCGGCGTGCTGGTTGCCGGCTACTTCGGGATCAACCCGCCCGGGTTCGTTGCGGAGGTGGTGGCATTCGCCTTCGGCCTTGCCGCGGCGAGTTTCTTCCCGGTCATCGTGTTGGGGATCTTCTGGAAGAAGGCCACGAAGGAGGGCGCGATTGCCGGGATGGCCATCGGCATGACGTTCACCTTCGTGTACATCGTGATGACGGCCAACGGTCTGATGGACATCGATCCCTGGCTCTTCGACATCTCGCCGCAGGGCATCGGGACGGTCGGTATGGTCCTCAACCTGGTCACCACCTACGTTGTCTCGAAGATGACGAAGGAACCGCCCGCCGAGGTCCAGGAACTCGTCGAGAGTCTCCGGATCCCCGAGGTGGCCAGCGCCTACCTCAAGGAGGGCAAGGCCTAG